A genomic stretch from Verrucomicrobiota bacterium includes:
- a CDS encoding metal ABC transporter permease, whose translation MISEFLNSWSMFAPSYLAALFGGLLLSFLGVIVVARAQVFIAAAVAQASMLGIALDLLLGTGQPAAFAVAFSVMAALATGSRAQRGGTSHEEITAWIFLVGASGSILLLAKHPNGLKSVQSTMASSLLGAAATDVVTFAVLAVLGGGLALAQRRRLVLFMSDPVMAAAIGMRVGAWSLGLAVALGLGTGLVIRSSGLLFTFGCLVLPALVAKNLCREAGTMFLVAPAVCLGSVLTGLMLANYHDYPPGQVIVTVLAALLVGAWGWREFRLRFAG comes from the coding sequence ATGATTTCCGAGTTCCTCAATTCCTGGTCGATGTTCGCGCCCTCGTATCTGGCGGCGCTCTTCGGCGGACTGCTGTTGTCCTTCCTGGGAGTCATCGTGGTGGCGCGGGCGCAGGTGTTCATCGCGGCGGCCGTGGCGCAGGCCTCGATGCTGGGCATCGCGCTGGACTTGCTGCTCGGCACCGGCCAGCCCGCCGCGTTTGCCGTGGCCTTCTCGGTCATGGCCGCGCTGGCCACCGGTTCGCGCGCACAACGGGGCGGCACCAGCCACGAGGAAATCACCGCGTGGATTTTCCTCGTGGGCGCGAGCGGCTCGATCCTGCTGCTCGCCAAGCACCCGAACGGCCTCAAGTCCGTGCAATCAACGATGGCGTCCAGCCTGCTCGGTGCGGCGGCAACGGACGTGGTCACGTTCGCCGTGCTCGCGGTTTTGGGTGGCGGGCTGGCGCTCGCGCAACGCCGCCGCCTCGTGCTCTTCATGTCCGACCCCGTGATGGCCGCCGCCATCGGGATGCGAGTGGGCGCATGGTCGCTCGGGCTGGCGGTGGCGCTGGGCTTGGGCACCGGGCTGGTCATCCGCTCGTCGGGGCTGCTCTTCACGTTCGGCTGCCTCGTGCTGCCCGCGCTCGTGGCGAAGAACTTGTGCCGCGAGGCGGGGACGATGTTTCTCGTCGCGCCCGCCGTGTGCCTCGGCAGCGTGCTCACCGGATTGATGCTGGCGAATTACCACGACTACCCGCCGGGCCAGGTCATTGTGACCGTGCTCGCCGCCTTGCTCGTCGGCGCGTGGGGATGGCGCGAGTTTCGCCTGCGGTTTGCTGGGTAG
- a CDS encoding ABC transporter ATP-binding protein has translation MSTRTDQLLATGAASPVSINLVTAPPATASEKPVLSAEQVTLAYGRRVVLADVNLAIRRGEFWAFLGPNGEGKSTLIKALLGAVQPARGKIFLRADFQRRTRLALVPQECEVNPSVPTTVREFVLGGLVGITVNGPQQDARLKCVLDLMAITHLRERSLWMLSGGQRQRALVARALIRDPLLLIVDEPTAGLDLAAAASLLDAITSLSRDKGITIVFVTHDLSIAAQHATHAALFRGGKLTAGPLKEVFTPANLSRTFGVPVGVHHDDHGCVHVAVERPAAANPVPPSPQ, from the coding sequence ATGAGCACCCGCACGGACCAATTGCTCGCCACCGGCGCCGCCTCGCCCGTCAGCATCAACCTCGTCACCGCGCCACCGGCGACGGCCAGCGAGAAACCCGTCCTCTCCGCCGAGCAGGTCACCCTCGCCTACGGCCGTCGCGTCGTGCTGGCCGACGTGAACCTCGCCATCCGGCGCGGCGAGTTCTGGGCCTTCCTCGGTCCCAACGGCGAAGGCAAGAGCACGCTCATCAAGGCGTTGCTCGGCGCGGTGCAGCCCGCACGCGGAAAGATTTTCCTCCGCGCCGACTTCCAACGCCGCACCCGCCTCGCGCTCGTGCCGCAGGAATGCGAGGTCAACCCAAGCGTCCCGACCACCGTGCGCGAGTTCGTGCTCGGCGGCCTCGTGGGCATCACGGTCAACGGCCCTCAGCAGGACGCCCGGCTAAAGTGCGTGCTCGACCTCATGGCCATCACTCATCTGCGCGAGCGCAGCCTGTGGATGCTCTCCGGCGGCCAGCGCCAGCGCGCCCTGGTGGCCCGCGCGCTGATTCGCGACCCGCTGCTGCTCATCGTGGACGAACCGACCGCCGGCCTGGACCTCGCCGCCGCTGCGAGCCTCCTGGACGCCATCACCAGCCTGAGCCGGGACAAAGGCATCACCATTGTTTTCGTCACGCACGACCTGAGCATCGCCGCACAACACGCGACGCACGCCGCGCTGTTCCGCGGCGGAAAACTCACAGCGGGCCCGCTCAAGGAAGTCTTCACCCCCGCCAACCTCAGTCGCACGTTCGGCGTGCCCGTGGGTGTCCACCACGACGACCACGGCTGCGTGCATGTCGCAGTCGAGCGCCCAGCCGCCGCAAACCCCGTCCCGCCTTCGCCGCAATGA
- a CDS encoding zinc ABC transporter substrate-binding protein, whose translation MDDFAKPKRSRPGRPPGLPSAIDHEFPSHSINSCIMKPNQTHRRRLLQILALTCALSVSHTVTAAEPLRVCASTTDLDSLARLIGGARVQTFCFSKGSEDPHEIELKPSFAKELNRADLYLQVGQGIENAWLEKLMRTVNNDAVRPGKKGNLNLGRAVRPLEGEAANNAPGSFHEDGNPHYFLDPLEGLRAAREIRDKLTELRPEWKAEFAANHDKFRQRLAVALVGEECAKQDDVEKLAVEFEKLKDAAAVKEFLTHHKVGGWLGAFAAYRGQFIVGDHDLWYFFARRFGLEVLGYLEPSPGVPPTTKHVKELVGKMKAKQVRVILSAPYFERRFVDFAAKQSGARPLPMAHQTAARAGTDDYFTMLKHNADQLLAGLKAK comes from the coding sequence ATGGACGACTTCGCGAAGCCGAAACGATCCCGCCCCGGTCGGCCGCCGGGGCTGCCGTCAGCCATCGACCATGAATTTCCATCCCACTCAATCAACTCCTGCATCATGAAACCAAACCAAACCCATCGCCGACGCCTGCTGCAAATCCTCGCCCTCACCTGTGCCCTGTCGGTGAGCCACACGGTCACGGCCGCCGAACCGCTCCGCGTGTGCGCCAGCACCACGGACCTCGACAGCCTCGCCCGCCTCATCGGCGGCGCGCGGGTGCAGACGTTCTGCTTCAGCAAGGGCAGCGAGGACCCGCATGAAATCGAGTTGAAACCCAGTTTCGCCAAGGAGCTGAACCGCGCCGACCTTTATCTCCAGGTCGGCCAAGGCATCGAAAACGCGTGGCTCGAAAAACTCATGCGCACCGTGAACAACGACGCGGTCAGACCCGGCAAGAAGGGCAACTTGAATCTCGGCCGCGCTGTCCGTCCGCTCGAGGGCGAGGCCGCCAACAACGCCCCCGGCAGCTTCCACGAAGACGGCAACCCGCACTACTTCCTCGACCCCCTCGAGGGTCTGCGCGCCGCGCGCGAAATCCGCGACAAGCTCACCGAGCTGCGCCCCGAGTGGAAAGCCGAGTTCGCCGCGAACCACGACAAGTTCCGCCAACGCCTCGCCGTGGCGCTCGTCGGCGAGGAATGCGCCAAGCAGGACGATGTCGAAAAGCTCGCGGTCGAATTCGAGAAGCTGAAGGACGCGGCGGCGGTGAAGGAATTCCTCACCCATCACAAGGTTGGCGGCTGGCTCGGCGCGTTCGCGGCGTATCGCGGTCAGTTCATCGTGGGTGATCACGACCTCTGGTATTTCTTCGCGCGCCGCTTCGGTCTCGAAGTCCTCGGCTACCTCGAACCCAGCCCCGGCGTGCCGCCCACCACGAAGCATGTGAAGGAACTCGTGGGCAAGATGAAGGCCAAGCAAGTGCGGGTGATTCTCAGCGCGCCCTACTTCGAGCGGCGCTTCGTGGATTTTGCCGCCAAGCAGTCCGGCGCGCGCCCGTTGCCAATGGCCCATCAGACCGCCGCCCGCGCGGGCACCGACGACTACTTCACGATGCTCAAACACAACGCCGACCAGTTGTTGGCCGGGCTTAAAGCCAAGTGA